A genomic segment from Aegilops tauschii subsp. strangulata cultivar AL8/78 chromosome 1, Aet v6.0, whole genome shotgun sequence encodes:
- the LOC109773668 gene encoding membrane steroid-binding protein 1: MAVAELWETLKQAILAYTGLSPTAFFTAVAVAAALYHVVSGIFAPPPPPRQRPLEEPEAQPLPPPVQLGEVDEEELRQYDGSDPKKPLLMAIKGQIYDVTQSRMFYGPGGPYALFAGKDASRALAKMSFEPQDLNGDTSGLGPFELDALQDWEYKFMSKYVKVGTIKKAAPAEDGTTSTSPETNETVTAEAETEKAPATEHKPREVSSEEVKEKEATADAVSAES, encoded by the exons ATGGCGGTGGCGGAGCTCTGGGAGACGCTGAAGCAGGCGATCTTAGCGTACACGGGGCTGTCCCCGACGGCCTTCTTCACCGCCGTGGCGGTCGCCGCCGCGCTGTACCACGTCGTGTCGGGGATctttgcgccgccgccgcctccccggcAGCGGCCGCTCGAGGAGCCCGAGGCGCAGCCGCTCCCGCCGCCCGTGCAGCTGGGCGAGGTCGACGAGGAGGAGCTCCGGCAGTACGACGGGTCCGACCCCAAGAAACCCCTCCTCATGGCCATCAAGGGTCAGATCTATGACGTCACGCAGAGCAG AATGTTCTACGGACCTGGTGGACCTTATGCCCTATTCGCTGGCAAAGACGCCAGCAGAGCTCTAGCCAAGATGTCTTTCGAGCCCCAGGACCTGAACGGTGATACCTCTGGCCTCGGGCCGTTTGAGCTCGACGCCCTGCAAGACTGGGAATACAAGTTCATGAGCAAATATGTGAAGGTCGGCACCATCAAGAAGGCAGCTCCCGCAGAAGACGGCACCACAAGCACATCCCCAGAAACAAATGAAACAGTCACCGCCGAGGCAGAGACCGAGAAGGCACCCGCCACGGAGCACAAGCCGAGGGAGGTGAGCTCGGAGGAGGTAAAAGAGAAGGAAGCCACAGCCGACGCAGTCAGCGCCGAGAGCTAG